Proteins encoded by one window of Culicoides brevitarsis isolate CSIRO-B50_1 chromosome 2, AGI_CSIRO_Cbre_v1, whole genome shotgun sequence:
- the LOC134829525 gene encoding SWI/SNF nucleosome remodeling complex component, protein MKAHEFTANYAENASKRHRSMTTDVPPPSTTAASVLQDSFNNNAEDSMHFKTPQPRRSVAAASAAARQQQVTKDRTTFYNELMAFHEKIGTPITRFPKISGKEVDLHQLYSCMVARGGWMKVNLRDEWDDVLADMNLQDTCVNITIAIKQIYIRYLDKYEKVYFLGESIDRADDEDEEGEKMHVKRLSSRTLHAIPQTYNHHQHYLSESTRAAHKLPSNPRRQSEYDKLLLSLMSPLPNEQDFAINVCTLMSNEGRHMLKLDRCPRLLDTLMAHAGIFNSLNMREIFTDFYTNIRKHSLESFWKDCLADKKHFLELGYEDFFTTAEKDDECLNEVLVARDTLQLTDGTSDLEIIAKKLNISSDLKDLDFLSLSRGLGTHDYIGQRIHQIATILRNLSFIDENVGTLSRNRSFLRLLVMMANVRWSNLHHMGLDMLGNVAPEVELMDPTMDTLTRCVMTTVTDGLESPDRGVIISCLEILSKLLAKECNEDAIHKCLTQKIYNQICVFLCLNDIMLLLYTLECIYSLSSLGERACTKLMNVRGIIDTLVSLVTVEAQSYGPDACILMRVVETIPSNMLHHHQQQKQHSVTTQQLHIQNEPISSIPATITVQSAPEPPKIPIQGTGPPQIITTTQPNAAQNQIIQNIQTALMGPPAVVQPQPSTTTMPSQQTIATSTPSKTVISDTQQTQQPPNSMLSPNSVSAKHAQQQLIQENEQFAYAWLRATVEPAPTNVAQNRIEQQELYKLYMQASQKIGRRGVLSPIHFPRCVRTVFGGTIGPNQCRMEQNGVEIIQFYYEGLKLRQNPLPVVHKTPAPQSTSPLLQQVLQSANPGEKNIVIVQQPAQQQQPTTNPPSVSVSANAPASTSMHIRSLLANKVTTPNNNTSADQVVVTCNQVVASPNNNTNNNNRNNIITTSNAAASNNSCSNVVKAAPNTTTTCLIAPGNVNVHQVAQRQLQKQKDQLGMANAVNNTSIVVNANNPNNPTNIKLGNSTISIKPGTLPNNTVITATNQLAASNPPPLAPLSQTVIKPMNQQPQEMDGSIIPAHIIKKGGMKIDPTDINSNNGSQKMSANKMLADLLEKKSDPPSFEVGVKRKVDGMTDGNEMQPPTKRLENGELQPGDLIKTNGEEKSCKKAADLYAELAGSILEDEDMEEVASTTTPVKEQKLVVAMPKTGTSPQQTQQGGKVITVPVPLQRQLIMTTPGNAPQQQQMISVTPSAPQQTATIKTDAGYQTVPIILQQGQKQVALNPPQNQQYILATNQQGQTVMVPTQSANPHGIHHPGQQTVLLAQSPQQHGQPTKTIIILQQPGGQVSAIAANPQGIPQSPQQTPPQAQQGQKVIMTTPQGQQVLVTQMPRPGQPLQANNIIGTAPGGQKIFFTRNAAGEIELQKQGQQVILASKDQAQTGQFVLQQSPGGTQQLVNIVQQGVQPQRGQQIVIQATQAPTQPQQPAPPQVQVTQTTIPGTPNQHQIVIQKQAPTSQTLQQQVPAPPQMQIQAKTVIVNKSGGNVIVEEKSDAETEQIHVNGIDAVDSPVMENGSVSTSATNSACQSPTVPAVATNNAPSQTIQMIPAMDPAKCIEEDVDPSWLWICDWRGCPKKKFKSANEVYLHACAVHCPDNIDPNADIYCQWGPGPGLCDNLPRKRFSLMTHIFDRHCMPDSFRAAVKRRLSNSNDTPKQPYPVTLIRQPSPCGEQEKANASGPGQLQNAGSAALQAIKRHMIDFPAAKELTDDNEGPVTKSIRLTSALILRNLVNYSALAKRNLRHYEPHLAGVALSNVESSRTIAQVLYDMNETHPV, encoded by the exons ATGAAAGCACACGAATTTACGGCAAACTACGCGGAAAACGCAAGCAAACGGCACAGAAGTATGACAACGGATGTTCCTCCTCCGTCAACCACAGCTGCGTCTGTGTTGCAAGACAGTTTCAACAACAATGCCGAGGACTCGATGCACTTTAAGACGCCGCAACCGCGCAGATCTGTCGCTGCCGCATCCGCAGCAGCGCGCCAACAACAAGTCACGAAGGACCGCACGACATTCTACAACGAATTGATGGCTTTTCACGAGAAAATTGG GACTCCCATTACGCGATTCCCGAAGATTAGCGGCAAGGAAGTCGACCTGCATCAGTTGTACAGCTGTATGGTGGCACGTGGCGGCTGGATGAAGGTCAATTTGCGCGACGAATGGGACGACGTTCTCGCGGACATGAATTTGCAGGACACCTGCGTCAATATCACGATTGCCATCAAACAGATCTACATCCGGTACCTCGACAAGTACGAAAAGGTCTACTTTTTGGGCGAGAGCATCGATCGCGCCGACGACGAAGACGAGGAAGGCGAAAAGATGCATGTGAAACGACTTTCGTCGCGTACCTTGCACGCCATTCCACAAACCTACAACCATCATCAGCATTATTTATCCG aatCAACAAGAGCTGCGCACAAATTACCATCAAACCCTCGAAGGCAATCCGAGTACGACAAGCTTCTTTTGTCACTGATGTCGCCTCTCCCGAACGAACAGGACTTTGCGATCAACGTTTGCACCCTCATGTCAAACGAAGGGCGTCACATGCTGAAACTCGATCGGTGTCCCCGACTACTTGACACCCTAATGGCTCATGCGGGCATCTTCAACTCCCTCAATATGCGCGAAATTTTTACGGATTTCTACACAAACATCCGCAAACACTCGCTGGAGTCCTTTTGGAAGGATTGTCTCGCCGACAAGAAACATTTTCTCGAACTCGGATACGAAGATTTCTTTACAACTGCCGAAAAAGACGACGAATGCTTAAATGAGGTACTTGTGGCACGTGATACGCTCCAACTTACCGATGGAACGTCGGATTTGGAGATAATTGCGAAAAAACTCAACATTTCGTCGGATTTGAAAGACTTggattttctttcattatcgCGCGGTTTGGGCACTCATGATTATATTGGACAGCGAATTCATCAAATTGCGACAATTTTGCGGAATTTGAGTTTTATTGACGAAAATGTGGGAACTCTTTCGCGTAATCGCTCCTTTTTGCGACTTCTCGTGATGATGGCGAACGTGCGATGGAGCAATTTGCACCACATGGGACTCGATATGCTGGGAAATGTGGCGCCAGAAGTCGAATTAATGGATCCGACAATGGATACGTTGACGCGATGCGTGATGACAACTGTCACAGATGGTCTCGAGTCGCCAGATCGCGGCGTGATAATCAGCTGTTTGGAGATCCTGAGTAAATTGCTGGCGAAGGAATGTAACGAAGATGCGATTCACAAGTGCTTGACGCAGAAAATTTACAatcaaatttgtgtttttctgTGTTTGAATGACATTATGTTGCTGCTCTACACGCTGGAGTGCATTTATTCGCTGAGTTCGTTGGGCGAACGGGCATGCACGAAACTCATGAACGTTCGGGGGATAATTGACACGCTTGTGTCGCTTGTGACGGTAGAGGCGCAAAGTTATGGACCCGATGCGTGCATTTTGATGCGAGTCGTGGAAACGATTCCGAGCAATATGttgcatcatcatcagcagcaaAAGCAGCATTCGGTGACGACGCAGCAACTGCACATTCAAAATGAGCCGATTTCGTCGATTCCGGCGACAATTACCGTGCAGTCGGCACCCGAGCCACCAA aaattcccATCCAAGGAACGGGCCCTCCTCAGATAATAACAACGACTCAACCGAATGCCGCCCAAAATCAGATCATCCAAAATATCCAAACGGCACTCATGGGACCGCCAGCTGTCGTTCAACCGCAACCATCGACGACAACAATGCCGTCGCAGCAAACAATCGCGACATCAACTCCCTCAAAAACCGTCATTTCGGACACGCAACAAACCCAACAACCACCGAACTCCATGCTGAGCCCGAATTCCGTGTCGGCGAAACACGCCCAGCAGCAACTCATTCAAGAAAACGAGCAATTCGCATACGCCTGGTTACGTGCCACGGTCGAGCCAGCACCCACAAATGTCGCGCAAAATCGCATCGAGCAACAGGAATTGTACAAACTCTACATGCAAGCGAGCCAGAAAATCGGGCGTCGAGGCGTTTTGTCGCCAATTCACTTCCCGCGATGCGTCCGAACGGTTTTCGGAGGCACAATTGGCCCGAATCAGTGTCGCATGGAACAAAATGGCGTCGAAATTATTCAATTCTACTACGAAGGACTGAAATTGAGACAAAATCCGTTGCCTGTTGTGCACAAAACGCCAGCGccg CAATCCACATCGCCTCTGCTCCAACAAGTGCTCCAAAGTGCAAATCCCGGCGAAAAGAATATCGTTATCGTGCAACAACCggcacagcagcagcaaccgACAACAAATCCCCCATCAGTTTCCGTTTCCGCAAATGCTCCCGCATCGACATCCATGCACATTCGAAGTTTGCTGGCAAATAAGGTAACAACACCAAATAATAACACTTCCGCAGATCAAGTTGTCGTAACTTGTAATCAAGTTGTTGCATCCCCAAATAATAACACAAACAATAACAATCGTAACAATATTATAACAACAAGTAATGCCGCCGCAAGTAATAATTCTTGTAGCAATGTCGTGAAAGCGGCCCCAAATACTACTACCACTTGTTTGATTGCACCTGGCAATGTTAATGTGCATCAG gTCGCACAACGTCAACTGCAAAAGCAAAAGGACCAATTAGGTATGGCAAATGCTGTAAATAACACTTCCATCGTTGTCAACGCCAATAATCCAAACAATCCGACAAATATCAAGCTTggaaattcaacaatttcgataaaa ccTGGAACGCTGCCGAATAATACAGTTATAACAGCAACAAATCAGCTGGCGGCGAGTAATCCTCCTCCTTTGGCACCCTTGAGTCAAACTGTGATCAAACCGATGAATCAGCAGCCACAGGAGATGGATGGAAGTATCATCCCAGCGCATATAATCAAAAAAGGCGGCATGAAAATCGATCCAACGGACATCAATTCGAACAATGGCAGTCAAAAGATGAGTGCGAACAAGATGTTGGCGGAtttattagagaaaaaatctgATCCGCCTTCCTTTGAGGTCGGTGTAAAGCGAAAAGTTGACGGCATGACGGATGGCAATGAGATGCAACCGCCCACGAAACGTCTGGAAAATGGAGAATTGCAACCCGGTGACTTGATTAAGACAAATGGCGAAGAAAAATCGTGCAAAAAAGCAGCTGACCTTTACGCGGAACTGGCAGGTTCGATATTAGAAGACGAAGATATGGAAGAAGTTGCATCTACGACGACGCCCGTTAAGGAGCAAAAGTTAGTTGTAGCAATGCCAAAGACCGGAACGAGTCCCCAGCAAACGCAACAAGGCGGAAAAGTAATCACAGTACCTGTGCCCCTTCAACGGCAACTTATCATGACAACGCCCGGCAATGCGCCGCAACAGCAACAAATGATCAGCGTCACACCGAGCGCTCCGCAACAAACGGCGACAATCAAAACGGATGCCGGCTACCAAACCGTACCGATCATCTTGCAGCAAGGACAGAAGCAAGTAGCACTAAATCCGCCGCAAAATCAGCAATATATCCTGGCGACGAATCAGCAAGGACAAACGGTGATGGTGCCGACGCAATCTGCGAATCCGCACGGAATTCATCATCCGGGACAACAAACAGTATTACTTGCGCAATCGCCACAGCAGCACGGGCAACCGACAAAAACGATCATTATACTGCAACAGCCGGGCGGGCAAGTGAGTGCAATTGCCGCAAATCCGCAGGGAATTCCGCAATCGCCGCAGCAGACGCCGCCGCAAGCGCAACAAGGGCAAAAAGTTATCATGACAACGCCGCAGGGACAACAAGTGCTCGTAACGCAAATGCCGAGACCGGGACAACCGTTGCAGGCAAATAATATAATTGGCACGGCGCCGGGCGGGCAGAAGATATTCTTCACGCGAAACGCTGCCGGCGAAATTGAGCTGCAGAAACAAGGGCAACAAGTCATTCTAGCATCCAAAGATCAagcg cAAACCGGTCAATTTGTCTTACAACAATCGCCCGGCGGCACGCAGCAACTTGTAAATATCGTTCAGCAAGGCGTTCAACCGCAACGCGGTCAACAAATTGTCATCCAAGCAACGCAAGCTCCCACGCAGCCCCAACAACCGGCTCCGCCGCAAGTGCAAGTAACGCAAACGACAATTCCGGGCACGCCGAATCAACATCAGATTGTGATACAAAAGCAGGCGCCGACGTCGCAAACGCTACAGCAACAAGTTCCCGCGCCGCCGCAAATGCAAATCCAAGCAAAAACCGTAATTGTCAACAAATCGGGCGGAAATGTGATTGTCGAGGAGAAATCTGACGCGGAAACGGAACAAATTCACGTGAATGGTATCGATGCCGTCGATTCGCCCGTGATGGAGAACGGAAGTGTGAGCACAAGTGCAACGAATTCTGCATGTCAATCACCCACCGTACCTGCTGTCGCCACAAATAATGCTCCGTCGCAAACGATACAAATGATTCCGGCAATGGATCCGGCAAAGTGCATCGAAGAGGATGTCGATCCCAGTTGGTTGTGGATTTGTGATTGGAGGGGATGtccaaa gaaaaaattcaaatctgcCAATGAGGTTTACTTACACGCTTGTGCTGTTCATTGCCCCGACAACATTGATCCGAACGCTGATATCTACTGTCAATGGGGTCCCGGTCCAGGATTATGTGATAATTTACCACGAAAACGTTTCTCACTCATGACTCACATTTTCGATCGTCATTGCATGCCAGAC tcattcCGAGCAGCTGTCAAGCGACGTCTTTCCAATTCGAATGATACGCCAAAGCAACCGTATCCGGTAACGCTGATCCGTCAGCCGTCTCCGTGCGGAGAACAGGAAAAAGCGAACGCCTCGGGACCTGGACAGCTACAAAATGCGGGATCTGCTGCGTTGCAAGCCATCAAACGACACATGATTGATTTTCCGGCAGCGAAGGAATTGAcg GACGACAACGAAGGACCCGTCACTAAAAGTATTCGGTTGACGTCAGCTCTAATCTTAAGGAATCTTGTAAATTATAGTGCTTTAGCTAAAAG aaatctcCGTCATTACGAACCGCATTTAGCTGGCGTCGCACTCAGCAACGTCGAATCCAGCCGGACAATCGCTCAAGTCTTGTATGACATGAACGAAACGCATCCCGTGTAA